Proteins found in one Populus alba chromosome 14, ASM523922v2, whole genome shotgun sequence genomic segment:
- the LOC118058922 gene encoding pentatricopeptide repeat-containing protein At1g77405 encodes MNPSKPLTNRNQTCLVINQVLSIMIQNRPFDTKLASSTTNPNLLTIDSVSDILRSIPRFFFLSPRSIGRQNTARHRPPLKQRNLKEETHKSRHNVLILGPAAYRDPKRVALGVNKAVEFFYWLENHFSFKHTEITCREMAVVLARGSKLDELWQFLKEMAQREHGNCLGLVSVSTVTCLMKVLGEEGLVHQALALFYRMKQYHLKPDVYAYNTLIYALCRVGNFKRARFLLEQMELPGFRCPPDIYTYTILISSCCRYGLQTGCRKAIRRRIWEANHLFRIMLFKGFVPDVVTYNCLINGCCKTNRIERALELFEDMNKRGCVPNRVTYNSFIRSFSVVNEIDKAVEMLRRMQKMNHGLATTSSYTPIIHALCEAGRVLEARDFLVELVDGGLIPREYTYRLVCDALKSVREGSSLGGEFDKRIKDGIEDRYRKVKNVKPIMACKMML; translated from the coding sequence CCATCAAAACCTCTAACAAACCGAAACCAAACTTGTCTTGTAATAAACCAAGTCCTCTCCATAATGATACAAAACCGTCCATTCGACACCAAACTcgcatcatcaacaacaaaccCAAATTTACTAACCATCGATTCAGTCTCTGATATTCTCCGATCAATACCCagattcttctttctttctccacgTTCCATTGGCCGCCAAAACACAGCCCGCCATCGCCCTCCATTAAAACAACGTAACCTCAAAGAAGAAACCCATAAATCCCGCCACAATGTTCTCATTCTCGGCCCAGCTGCTTATAGAGACCCCAAAAGGGTCGCTTTAGGTGTTAACAAAGCAGTTGAGTTCTTTTATTGGCTTGAAAATCACTTTAGTTTCAAACACACTGAGATTACATGTAGAGAGATGGCCGTTGTGTTGGCAAGAGGGAGTAAATTGGATGAATTATGGCAGTTTCTCAAAGAAATGGCTCAAAGAGAGCATGGGAATTGTTTAGGCCTTGTTAGTGTCAGTACCGTTACCTGTTTGATGAAAGTCCTGGGAGAGGAAGGTTTGGTTCATCAAGCATTGGCGTTGTTTTATAGAATGAAGCAATATCATTTAAAACCGGATGTTTATGCGTATAATACCCTTATTTATGCGCTTTGTAGAGTTGGGAATTTTAAAAGGGCAAGATTTTTGTTGGAACAAATGGAGTTACCGGGATTTAGATGCCCGCCAGATATTTATACTTATACTATATTGATTAGTTCTTGTTGTAGGTATGGTTTGCAAACTGGATGTAGAAAGGCGATACGGCGGAGGATATGGGAGGCTAATCATTTGTTTAGGATCATGTTGTTTAAAGGTTTTGTTCCTGATGTTGTTACCTATAACTGTTTGATAAATGGATGTTGTAAGACAAATAGGATTGAGAGGGCTCTTGAGCTTTTTGAGGATATGAATAAAAGGGGTTGTGTGCCGAACCGAGTTACTTATAACTCTTTCATCAGGTCTTTTAGCGTGGTGAATGAGATTGATAAGGCTGTTGAGATGTTAAGGAGGATGCAGAAGATGAATCATGGTTTGGCAACTACGAGTTCATATACTCCAATTATTCATGCTTTGTGTGAAGCAGGAAGGGTGCTAGAGGCTCGAGATTTTCTTGTTGAGTTGGTTGATGGGGGTTTGATACCGAGAGAGTATACATATAGGTTGGTTTGTGATGCATTGAAGTCAGTGAGAGAGGGCAGTTCACTAGGTGGGGAATTTGATAAGAGAATTAAAGATGGTATAGAGGATAGATATAGAAAAGTGAAGAATGTGAAACCAATAATGGCATGTAAGATGATGTTGTAG